The Eriocheir sinensis breed Jianghai 21 chromosome 9, ASM2467909v1, whole genome shotgun sequence genomic sequence accgacgttagcgtcagattcacgaagcaaaccttagattgtagttagaggcgcgctaagtcagcgaggccgctgattggttgatgacgtcattggccttgcagcgaatcgcaagcacgtttacagaaccgtcagccaatcctagggagccccgtCCAGCTGCTGGTTCTAGAAACcaattctcttttcccatttttcttcctttcaaggcaaactgtactaaatcgtaatctacgaattcaattatttcgttgtttgctgcacatttacgtcaaagtagctctgctgttcgatgtcttgttacctacgaacatgcttaagatgaagaaaaagaagatacggaggagattgaggcaggaagaaagcaaatagaaatatgggacagatatcgaggcagacagaacgaaggacggaaggaaggaatagggaaaattaagactgtcttgccatatctgcggcccaactcatgggatagctgtcacccgacaaaggtccatggtccctccacggatgggggcggtgtcacgggcaaaattgagcctcgggcaaaattaagcccggacatccacatgcctctgttatcttagctcaagctcgtgtatgtggggttcttttcgactgatatggcgtctagaactagcatgatcatcattctttattatgatgacagaccatgtcaaaatttgcctcattaaataagaaagtacataaagttcggcagcttttccttgtcgccaagccatcctctagactctagagcagcactccgacacccatgatcgcacattcatttttctcagaaaataggataccaatcacatatacatcaatatatttccacaggtgaatacttagggcatgttaacaccaagttgcgacacctgagattcattaataatgacaggggaaggaaaaatataggcccctatcatcgacaaaattgagcctcgggcagaattgagtctgggcatctatatgcctcggatttcttcgctattatatattgtaagatcattctgttgacatgtatgggtaaattaacgctttctgtatctacatatagaaggaaaaggcaaaattctccctagtaaatcagaaattacataaagttcggcaacttttcctcgtcgccaagccatcctccacagcaggcagaggagggaggtctggcaatcccccggccgggtgttgccataccgcccacacttatcatatacctgattgattgattgatagtttattgttgcaggtaaacaacaagggagaagggaggaacatgccatcccaacccccaggcaggacagtgtgtgattatacaactattaatacacgtgtaggtagcaccatgaaattaaaaagatacaatggtaggaaggaaagcacaacaagggagggggcagtacctccccctggacaataagacaataaaatgtggggacggagaacattgcccaagcactagatgggaatgaatacagagatagagtaaatactagtccttaaagtaaaatactgcagagatcacagccttgtatagcacggcagtagttcaggctgccacacacggcatcaccaccttggtttacctctcaaagggtgcatatctcatcattttataaagaaatgggcctcctctactcgcaaagttatatttcaagttgaaaaacgcgattaataagcatttatacgtaaatctgataatattgttagcgttaccgtcagctccgaggcagtagttatttaacaacaaatttaacgtcacacacagagcgcggtaaacgtttgtagatccgcgcggtaacccgtgacgtcatcgattagttggcaGTTAGCTTTGTGAAAAGATGTTCTCAAAACTATGCACTAACAGCTACAGTAAAGTAAGTTgtgaattacatttttttttatttactactaTATAATCACAATatttaataataattaataatctAGGGAGTTTTTTACGGAATCTATGTTTTTAAGCAACCCATCTAGGTTTTTCCATATCTAGTGAGTGGTAACACTGGTCCCAGCCTCGCCGGGCGCCGACCGCCGCGCTGCAGGCAGCCAGACCCTTCCCGTGTGCCTGATAGTGCGGACAGCGCGTTACCCAGGAGGTATCAGTGATCTTCAGGTGCAGGTGTGTGTCCTGTGTGAAGCTCCATCATCAGCACTATCTTTACTTAATGAAGGCGTTAACGTGGTGTTGAGGATTAAAAAAGGAACTGTTAACGGACTGAGGCATGGAGGACCAGGGAAGCTTCTGAGTGGTGACGCATGGTGGTGCAACTCgcgtatgactgtgtgtgtgtgtgtgtgtgtgtgtgtgtgtgtgaagaacgATCCTCTTGTGTCCGGTGGGTGATCAGTATAtgagactttctctctctctctctctctctctctctctctctctctctctctctctctctctggatatatatatatatatatatatatatatatatatatatatatatatctatctatctatatatatatatatatatatatatatatatatatatatatatatatatatatatatatatatatatatatatatatatatatatatatatatatatatatatatatatatatatatatatatatatatatatatatatatatatatatatatatatatatatatatatatatatatatatatatatatatatatatatatatatatatatatatatatatatatatatatatatatatatatatatatatatatatatatatatatatatatatatatatatatatatatatatatatatatatatatatatatatatatatatatatatatatatatatatatatatatatatatatatatatatatatatatatatatgtatatggataaatagacaggtaaatagattcCCAGACATTAGAATCCGTTCGGTGTAATTTTTATGGTTAAATATATCTGCTCCTCCTGGAGCCTCCCCTCGTAAAGAATGCTTCCCGGTGCCTGGACGCCTGTGCGCCACGTGTTTTGAAGCAAAGTTTGACAGTCATATTACACATGACCCTCCACATATAGTTTAGCACTTCATTGTTAAGTTCCTCTTTCATTGGTCTATAACGGTTACTTGCAGGACGAGTCACCATGTCGCAGTTACACCGTCGACGCCCCTTCGCCCGCCGCCCGCCTGGCCCCTCCTGACGCACCGCCGTCATCGCAGGACCCCCCTCCCCGCGGCACTCACCCTTTCGGCACACTCACCCCCCTCGGCAGTCACCCCCTCGGCACACTCACCCCCTCGACGCCAGGCCGCCTCGCAGTGCTGATAAAGCGTAGTGATTTGTGTTTATATACGGTTATGACTGATACTGTTATTGGAGTGTTTTGCCTTCTCAAAAGACGCATAGGATGGACACCGACGAGGACACGTGTCTGGCCGCTATGAAGGTTCACCGCGACTCCGTAGTGGTGCCGCCGGCGCTCAGCTACACCAAGCAGGACCTGTGCTTCGGAAAATACTTCAAGGCCGTCAACCGGTTAGGGACGCTTGTGCTCATGAACTGTTTCAAACTCATTTACCGAACCCTGGAGACAGACGATGGCACGTTGTCGATTGAGAACTATTGTTTAGATAAAATTAATTGGTCCCACACTGCCTACAACAAGTGTTTCAACACAACCGAGAGAAAAACGCTAAGCAAATCTCCGACTAGTGATGATTTTGTGTGTGATGTTTCGCTCTTGTttaagataataatgatagtgttgGGAACGCAGGTGGAACCCATtagaaaagaaataagggaacTAAAGAACCTGAGGAACGCAGTCTGCCACGAGAACCTGGAGATGGACGACCAGGAGCTTCAGCGGCGACTGCTGAGTTTGAAGGATGTGTGTCGTGATATCCTGGAGGGCACCCAGCTCTTGGTTCACGGACAGTTACGAGCCTCTTTGAACAAAACTATCACCGATGTCGAGGCTTACATGCAGAACCTCTTGATGGTTAAGCTAGACGCCAGTGACATAAACTCGTACCTGGAAGACTTGGACGAATTCCGCCAGAAGAAGACTTCCAAGATGATcagcgaggggaggaaggaactTATGTCCAACTACTCAAAGGACAAGATCCTTAACCCTTGCCCGTGGCTCACCGACAGTCACTTCTCGGACTTCACCGTGGAAAACACCTTCACCACGATCAAGCTGCAGGAGAGCGGGACTGTCGTGACCATGAACGATATCCTGAACCTGTCTCAGCTGAAACAGCGGTTCGTGCCTCGGCTGGTGATCGTTAGCGGCGTGATGGGCGCGGGCAAGACCTCCCTCTACCGCTACCTTCTCCAACAGTGGTGCAGCCACGCGCCCGCCGTGACGGGCCTCGCTGCTGTAGACATTGTGATTGGCCTGGAGATGAGATGGCTGACGTGTGGCTCGCTTGTTCAGTTTTTGAGAGAACAACTCCTCAAGGACACTTCCAGACTGTTCAGTGAGAGTGATATCATCCCGGTGCTGCAGGAAATTAATGTTCTTTTTATCATTGATGGGATGGACGAGGCAACGCGTCGCGGGCGGGCCGTGGTGAAAGAAATTATCACCAAATTCACAAACAGCACCATCCTAGTGACGACACGACCAGAATATACCCTTGAACTAAAGAAGATGGCAGATGAACATGTCGTTCTTCACATCGAAGGCTTCACATCTGAAAGTCAAGAGAAATTTGTAGAGAAAGTGTTTGCTGTCAAATACCCAGACAAGAGACTCTGCAAAAAGGAGACTGTCGCGTTCCTGGCCTACAAGAACAGCCTGTGCGTCTCCCTCAGCAGTCACCTGTCCCTGCCCCTCAACCTCGCCCTCCTGATGATGCTGTGGTGCGACGATTACCTCAAGgccacctccgtcaccaccaccacgcggcTCTACAACAAGATATACGAGATGTCTCAGCAGAAGCTCACGCAGAGACTGGAGAGCAAAGGGTTCGGTCACAGCGCCTCGCTCAACCTGAAGGTGCGCCGCTGCCTCCTCGAGCTGGGCCGCTTTGCCTGGAACATGATGCTCGAGGAGACACTGTGTCTGAGTCAAAAACACTCCAACAGCCTGATGGAGTTTTGTGAAAAGGAAGGCATTGATCCGATTCAGACGTTGTCTACTTTCCTGGACTCGGAGACGACAGAGACACTGATGGGCACTGTCTGCAGTTTCTCCTTTCATCACTGCTCCAGCGAGGAATACCTGGCGGCCTTGTACATCAGCGAGGAGGCGGCGAAGACTGGCACTCTCTTTCCTCTGCTACAGGACGTCAAGTCACCAAGATTCCAAGAGGTTGTTATGTACACGACAGGCCTCCTGAAGCTGAAAAACCTCATCACGCCTTCCTTAGCCAAAGAAATTGAGAAAGTCCTTCGCAGTATTGAAACTCAGCTCAGCGACCCGCTGGTGCTGTATAGGCTGGTAAATGAGGTCGAATGGGACGCTGCTGTCTGCGAAATCGTCGGTTCCATTGTCAAGGAGCAGGGCACTTGGTTAATAAGCTCAAAGGACCCTCTGGAGCTGACGGAGGCAAAGTTTAGCCTCATAAATAATACATATACCGCCCCTTCTCAAATGAAGATAGACATTCAGTACCCGAAGAAACTGGAAGACTGCCCGGAACTAGAAAATCTTATTAAATTGCTGGGGAAGATGAGTACAAAATCAGTAAAGATCTCTATCGAGCGCCACTTTCACACCGTCGGCGAGCAAGAGCTGGTGGACAAGCTCCTCGTCCCATTCTTGAGGAACGACAGTTTACTAGAATTTATGGGCCACGTGGGCCCCGACTTCACGGCAGAGATGGTACAAGCCATTAACCTGGAGGCCCTCAGCGTGAGAATCACGTCCATGGAGGCTCTGGTAAATTTGAGCCGCAGCCTCAGGAAGCACAGACATCGTAAGACCCTCATCATGCCCTCAAGGAAGTGGTCTCTCCAGCACTTGGAGGTGTTCTTAGATATCAGCGACAAATCAATAAATCCGTCAGACATTCCACGCTTGCATTACCGAAAAGGACTGGTGCTCAAGATGGCGGGGGTGAGGGACGAGGACGCCAAGTGGGCCGGGCAAGTGGTGCAGAGGATTAATGATCAGTACGCCTCCGTCACTCTGGTATCGTCCCACATAACCCCAACGGGAATCGGCCGCTTCGTGAAGGCGACAAGCAAGTTGAGGATAAAGGTGATGCGAGTTATGTCCGATAAGCTGGACCCGAATGAGCAAATCAGCAAGTTCCCCGTCAAACGTGGCACCAAGGTGCAGCTCGGGGCGCTCTGAGGCGAAGGTAAAAGGAGTAAGTAAACAAGTACAAACTGTCACCCCTGTATAGGAGTGTTTTATTAAATTATGTTGCTCAAACGTGTTTGTGTGAGTTTGTAATCCCGAACCTcacttgtgttatttttttccccttaatgACACAATGGACTACAGAGACGTGGATGTTTTAATTCTTGTGACTCGAGGCTTGGTGACTGGCGAAGAGGATGACGTGAAAACCCAGACACGAGTCACACCTTATCAGCATGACTCCGCCAGCACCGTTCCCATCCGGGGCTCGGCCATCCTGGGCGATGTGGGAAACCAAAGACAATATATAAACTTTCCCAGACACTACACTGGCCTGGAGGGAAACGAATCTGCTCGGTGATGACAGTGTGTTGCCTTGGGCGTCATTATTTGTATCCGCAGGAAGAGGAATCTCAAtggcctcttttctctctctctctctctctctctctctctctctctctctctctctctctctctctctctctagcactaGCTTTGTATCTCTACGCATCATAAAGGGAAACTGTAACCTTTCTACTTATGTTTTTAACTTGATTAGGAGATGGATGTCGAGCCTTCCCCCTCGTGTTGCGTGTCTTCATGTTGTGTtttgatttacatagaaaatcagaccacacagaccccatggtccagacttggtggtctgtccttaaacctaagtgattttacattaatcagaagactccaaaacgttgcatttctactctagttgatattaagttgaaggaagtgacggtcgagcttatttttgaaggagtcaatcgtgttacactggaccactgacggtggaagcttattccattctcgcactacaacgttggtgaagaaaaatttggtgcagtctgaatttacttgtctacatc encodes the following:
- the LOC126995931 gene encoding uncharacterized protein LOC126995931; its protein translation is MDTDEDTCLAAMKVHRDSVVVPPALSYTKQDLCFGKYFKAVNRLGTLVLMNCFKLIYRTLETDDGTLSIENYCLDKINWSHTAYNKCFNTTERKTLSKSPTSDDFVCDVSLLFKIIMIVLGTQVEPIRKEIRELKNLRNAVCHENLEMDDQELQRRLLSLKDVCRDILEGTQLLVHGQLRASLNKTITDVEAYMQNLLMVKLDASDINSYLEDLDEFRQKKTSKMISEGRKELMSNYSKDKILNPCPWLTDSHFSDFTVENTFTTIKLQESGTVVTMNDILNLSQLKQRFVPRLVIVSGVMGAGKTSLYRYLLQQWCSHAPAVTGLAAVDIVIGLEMRWLTCGSLVQFLREQLLKDTSRLFSESDIIPVLQEINVLFIIDGMDEATRRGRAVVKEIITKFTNSTILVTTRPEYTLELKKMADEHVVLHIEGFTSESQEKFVEKVFAVKYPDKRLCKKETVAFLAYKNSLCVSLSSHLSLPLNLALLMMLWCDDYLKATSVTTTTRLYNKIYEMSQQKLTQRLESKGFGHSASLNLKVRRCLLELGRFAWNMMLEETLCLSQKHSNSLMEFCEKEGIDPIQTLSTFLDSETTETLMGTVCSFSFHHCSSEEYLAALYISEEAAKTGTLFPLLQDVKSPRFQEVVMYTTGLLKLKNLITPSLAKEIEKVLRSIETQLSDPLVLYRLVNEVEWDAAVCEIVGSIVKEQGTWLISSKDPLELTEAKFSLINNTYTAPSQMKIDIQYPKKLEDCPELENLIKLLGKMSTKSVKISIERHFHTVGEQELVDKLLVPFLRNDSLLEFMGHVGPDFTAEMVQAINLEALSVRITSMEALVNLSRSLRKHRHRKTLIMPSRKWSLQHLEVFLDISDKSINPSDIPRLHYRKGLVLKMAGVRDEDAKWAGQVVQRINDQYASVTLVSSHITPTGIGRFVKATSKLRIKVMRVMSDKLDPNEQISKFPVKRGTKVQLGAL